Proteins encoded within one genomic window of Saccharopolyspora pogona:
- a CDS encoding NAD(P) transhydrogenase subunit alpha produces MFLADLAVLVLAGFVGFAVISKVPNTLHTPLMSGTNAIHGIVLLGGVLVLGSGVDSVASQLLALLAIVFGTINVVGGFLVTDRMLGMFKRKPDAVRKGAGK; encoded by the coding sequence ATGTTCCTGGCTGATCTGGCCGTTCTGGTGCTGGCGGGGTTCGTCGGCTTCGCGGTGATCTCTAAGGTGCCGAACACGCTGCACACCCCGCTGATGTCCGGCACCAACGCGATCCACGGCATCGTGCTACTCGGCGGCGTGCTGGTGCTCGGGTCCGGTGTGGACAGTGTTGCGTCGCAGCTGCTGGCGCTGCTGGCCATCGTGTTCGGGACCATCAACGTGGTCGGCGGTTTCCTGGTCACCGACCGGATGCTGGGCATGTTCAAGCGGAAGCCGGACGCGGTGCGCAAGGGTGCCGGCAAATGA
- a CDS encoding NAD(P) transhydrogenase subunit alpha yields the protein MTSPESGRTSVGVPRETVPGERRVALVPGVVERLCARGLGVVVEACAGQAALIPDEAFVKAGATIGDPWSADVVVKVNAPTEAEIGRLSRGSALIGFLAPLTDPDIAGRLLAAGVLGFALESVPRISRAQSMDALSSQANVSGYRAVLLAASECTRFLPMLTTAAGTVKPASALVLGVGVAGLQALATAKRLGARTTGYDVRPEVADQVRSVGAKWLDLGVSAVGEGGYARELTADERAEQAHRLNAAIAGFDVVITTALVPGRPAPMLVLAEAVRRMRPGSVIVDLAGAAGGNCELSEPGSTVVSHEITIAAPLNLPAAMPEHASELYARNVQALLELTLVDGRFAPDFTDEILAATCISRPDPT from the coding sequence ATGACCTCTCCGGAGAGCGGTCGCACCAGCGTCGGTGTCCCACGCGAGACGGTGCCCGGCGAACGCCGGGTCGCGCTTGTCCCGGGCGTGGTGGAGCGGCTGTGCGCGCGAGGGCTCGGCGTCGTGGTGGAGGCCTGCGCCGGGCAAGCCGCGCTGATCCCGGACGAAGCGTTCGTCAAGGCGGGCGCGACCATCGGTGATCCGTGGTCCGCCGATGTCGTGGTCAAGGTGAACGCGCCGACCGAAGCGGAGATCGGCCGGCTGTCCCGCGGCTCGGCGCTGATCGGCTTCCTGGCGCCGTTGACCGACCCGGACATCGCCGGACGGCTGCTGGCCGCCGGGGTGCTGGGCTTCGCGCTGGAGTCGGTGCCGCGCATCTCCCGGGCCCAGTCGATGGACGCGCTGTCCTCCCAGGCCAACGTCTCGGGATACCGGGCTGTGCTGCTGGCGGCGAGCGAGTGCACCCGGTTCTTGCCAATGCTGACCACCGCGGCGGGCACCGTGAAGCCCGCGTCGGCGCTGGTGCTCGGCGTGGGGGTGGCCGGGCTGCAGGCGCTGGCGACCGCGAAGCGGCTCGGCGCCCGCACCACCGGCTACGACGTGCGACCGGAGGTCGCCGACCAGGTGCGCTCGGTGGGCGCGAAGTGGCTGGACCTGGGCGTTTCGGCGGTCGGCGAGGGCGGCTACGCCCGGGAGCTGACGGCCGACGAGCGCGCCGAGCAGGCCCACCGCCTCAACGCGGCGATCGCGGGCTTCGACGTCGTGATCACCACCGCCCTGGTGCCGGGCCGGCCCGCCCCGATGCTGGTCCTCGCCGAGGCGGTGCGCCGAATGCGGCCGGGCAGCGTGATCGTCGACCTCGCGGGGGCGGCCGGCGGCAACTGCGAGCTCAGCGAGCCCGGCAGCACCGTGGTCAGCCACGAGATCACCATCGCCGCCCCGCTGAACCTCCCGGCCGCGATGCCGGAGCACGCCAGCGAGCTCTACGCCCGGAACGTCCAGGCGCTACTGGAGCTGACGCTCGTCGACGGGCGCTTCGCCCCGGACTTCACCGACGAGATCCTGGCCGCCACCTGCATCAGCCGACCGGACCCGACATGA
- a CDS encoding AsnC family protein — translation MAGPDPVDVRLLSVVAEMGRAAVPEIAGRLGMDVRDVAARLAALSTTGLPLIVGVECDPQAIRNAVAAAQHWAAQQSMASGPYQVPAPGTGAHPVQQSGPYPQPTGGYPMPSGAYPGPAYGGPSGPQPFAPQGPPPTSFQQQAAPPGPPNPMNVWGPPGSAAWARGDQQGLGVQPGPPQQPVRSGKVGTKLDVEGLEGERITILLVEVVDPADFLFTAAGYELQDGERAVVVHTELTNRGATPFASLPDLYLELITKDGSAVSKAPVSLSSRPPHRIGVQPGETAGGHTVYVLPEFTELTTVRWTPRPGDEQRTLTWDITDL, via the coding sequence GTGGCTGGCCCTGATCCCGTGGACGTGCGTCTGCTGAGCGTCGTCGCCGAGATGGGCCGTGCGGCGGTTCCCGAGATCGCCGGTCGGCTCGGCATGGATGTGCGTGACGTCGCCGCACGTCTTGCTGCCCTGTCCACGACGGGCCTGCCGCTGATCGTCGGCGTCGAATGCGATCCGCAGGCCATCCGCAACGCGGTCGCCGCCGCGCAGCACTGGGCGGCGCAGCAGAGCATGGCCAGCGGGCCGTACCAGGTGCCCGCGCCGGGCACCGGCGCCCACCCGGTGCAGCAGTCCGGCCCCTACCCGCAGCCGACCGGCGGCTACCCGATGCCCAGCGGCGCCTACCCGGGACCCGCCTACGGCGGCCCGAGCGGCCCGCAGCCGTTCGCCCCGCAGGGTCCGCCGCCGACGTCCTTCCAGCAGCAGGCGGCCCCGCCGGGGCCGCCGAACCCGATGAACGTCTGGGGCCCGCCGGGATCGGCCGCGTGGGCGCGCGGCGACCAGCAGGGGCTGGGCGTCCAGCCCGGACCGCCGCAGCAGCCGGTGCGCAGCGGCAAGGTGGGCACCAAACTGGACGTCGAGGGCCTGGAAGGCGAGCGGATCACCATCCTCCTCGTGGAGGTCGTGGACCCGGCCGACTTCCTGTTCACCGCCGCGGGCTACGAGCTGCAGGACGGCGAGCGCGCGGTAGTCGTGCACACCGAGCTGACCAATCGCGGGGCGACGCCGTTCGCCTCGCTGCCCGACCTGTACCTGGAGCTGATCACCAAGGACGGCTCCGCGGTGTCGAAGGCGCCGGTGTCGCTGTCGTCCCGTCCCCCGCACCGCATCGGCGTGCAGCCGGGCGAGACCGCGGGCGGGCACACGGTGTACGTGCTGCCGGAGTTCACCGAGCTCACGACGGTGCGCTGGACGCCCCGCCCCGGAGACGAACAACGCACCCTCACCTGGGACATCACCGACCTCTGA
- the dnaE gene encoding DNA polymerase III subunit alpha has translation MPVDPFVHLHVHTEYSMLDGAAKVGALFAEAERLGMPAVGMTDHGNMFGADEFYQQSRKSGIKPIIGIEAYLAPTSRFHKKPVFWGEAKQRGTDEFGEGGDVSGAGAYTHMTMVARNATGLRNLFTLSSRASFEGYYRKPRMDRELISEFSEGIVATTGCPSGEVQTRLRLRQFDEALQAAADYRDIFGAENFFLELMDHGLRIERSVREGLLRISQELGLKPLATNDSHYVTVDQADSHGALLCVQSGKTLSDESRFKFDGDGYYLKSAAEMREYWDQEVPGAADSTLLVAEMVESYEDVWSFQDRMPRVADGSGRSERELLEAEVQQYLPTRYPDGPSEECLERIKVELDVLDTKGYCAYFLVVGDLTRWAKSQGIHVGPGRGSAAGSLLAYILHITNLDPLEHGLIFERFLNPERDSPPDIDLDFDDRRRDEVLQYAINKYGRDKVAQVITFGKIKTKAAIKDSARVHHGQPGFAIADKISKALPPPIAAKDIPLSGIVDPQHERYAEAAEVRSLIETDPAVSQIFDTARGLEGLIRNAGVHACAVILSSQPLLGTVPLWARDDGSIITGWDYPSCEAIGLLKMDFLGLSNLTILGDSLTMVKENHDRDIDLSNLALDDKTTYEMLARGESLGVFQFEGGGMRELLKRLQPTEFGDLVAANALYRPGPMDVNAHLDYADRKNGRKAIEPIHPDLENDLRDILDETYGLIVYQEQIMAIAQKVAGYSLGRADILRRAMGKKKKSVLDQEFEGFQAGMRANGYRDEAITKLWETVLPFAGYAFNKSHAAGYALVAYWTAYLKANYPAEYMAGLLTSNGDNKDKMAVYLAECRRMGIKVLSPDVNDSRDTFAAVGSDIRFGMSAIRNVGSNVVASIVKTRKEKGRYTSFTDFLDKSEILACNKRVIESLIKAGAFDSLGHTRMSLVQHHEAAVDAVIGLKRQQAMGQFDLFGADTSEDSADASPLAHLNFTHEEWPRKQLLSYEREMLGLYVSAHPLDGAERLLSPYQDTGIADLVGGEREFGNGKEQLKIAGMISGIQRRINKNGHPWAIVTLEDLDASVEVLFFPKSYEMFADCLVEDTALAVKGRINEREGTISVFASDAVPVDISAAETDPGTDPAFVIKVPVGRVNQSLVAELKRTLQAHTGATPVQLKLQSPRGTTRLALSSDYFVSTENGLQGELKGLLGAGCFEVY, from the coding sequence GTGCCTGTCGACCCCTTCGTTCACCTGCATGTGCACACCGAGTACTCGATGCTCGACGGTGCGGCGAAGGTAGGGGCGTTGTTCGCCGAAGCCGAACGGTTGGGCATGCCCGCGGTGGGGATGACCGATCACGGGAACATGTTCGGGGCGGATGAGTTCTACCAGCAGTCCCGTAAGTCGGGAATTAAGCCGATTATCGGGATTGAGGCGTATCTGGCGCCGACGAGCCGGTTTCACAAGAAGCCGGTGTTCTGGGGTGAGGCGAAGCAGCGTGGGACCGATGAGTTCGGTGAGGGTGGTGACGTCTCGGGTGCGGGTGCGTACACGCACATGACTATGGTGGCGCGCAACGCGACCGGTCTGCGCAACCTGTTCACCCTGTCCAGCCGGGCCAGTTTCGAGGGCTATTACCGCAAGCCGCGGATGGACCGCGAGCTGATCAGCGAGTTCTCCGAGGGCATCGTCGCCACCACCGGCTGCCCGTCGGGTGAGGTGCAGACCCGGTTGCGGTTGCGGCAGTTCGACGAGGCGTTGCAGGCGGCGGCGGATTACCGGGACATCTTCGGGGCGGAGAACTTCTTCCTGGAGTTGATGGATCACGGCTTGCGGATCGAGCGGTCGGTGCGGGAGGGTCTGCTGAGGATCTCCCAGGAGCTGGGGCTCAAGCCGCTGGCGACCAACGACAGCCATTACGTCACCGTTGATCAGGCCGACTCGCATGGGGCGTTGCTGTGCGTGCAGTCCGGTAAGACGCTCAGCGACGAGAGCCGGTTCAAGTTCGACGGCGACGGCTACTACCTGAAGTCCGCGGCCGAGATGCGGGAGTACTGGGACCAGGAGGTGCCGGGCGCGGCGGACAGCACCCTGCTGGTCGCGGAGATGGTCGAGTCCTACGAGGACGTGTGGTCGTTTCAGGACCGGATGCCGCGGGTGGCCGATGGCAGTGGCCGCAGTGAGCGTGAGTTGCTGGAGGCCGAGGTCCAGCAGTACCTGCCGACGCGTTATCCGGACGGGCCGAGCGAGGAGTGCCTGGAGCGGATCAAGGTCGAGCTGGACGTGCTGGACACCAAGGGGTATTGCGCGTACTTCCTGGTGGTGGGCGACCTCACCCGGTGGGCGAAGTCGCAGGGCATTCACGTGGGGCCGGGTCGTGGTTCGGCGGCGGGTTCGCTGCTGGCCTACATCCTGCACATCACCAACCTGGATCCGCTGGAGCACGGGTTGATCTTCGAGCGGTTTTTGAACCCGGAGCGTGACTCGCCGCCGGATATCGACCTCGACTTCGACGACCGCCGCCGTGACGAGGTCCTGCAGTATGCGATCAACAAGTACGGCCGGGACAAGGTCGCGCAGGTCATCACCTTCGGCAAGATCAAGACGAAGGCGGCGATCAAGGACTCCGCGCGGGTGCATCACGGCCAGCCGGGGTTCGCCATCGCGGACAAGATCTCCAAGGCGTTGCCGCCGCCGATCGCGGCCAAGGACATCCCGTTGTCGGGGATCGTGGATCCGCAGCACGAGCGTTACGCCGAGGCCGCCGAGGTCCGCAGCCTGATCGAGACCGATCCGGCGGTGTCGCAGATCTTCGACACCGCGCGTGGTCTGGAGGGGCTGATCCGCAATGCCGGTGTGCACGCGTGTGCGGTGATTCTGTCCTCGCAGCCGTTGCTGGGCACGGTGCCGTTGTGGGCGCGGGATGACGGGTCGATCATCACCGGCTGGGACTACCCGTCCTGCGAGGCTATCGGCCTGCTGAAGATGGACTTCCTGGGGCTGTCCAACCTCACCATCCTCGGTGACTCGTTGACGATGGTGAAGGAGAACCACGACCGCGACATCGACCTGTCCAACCTGGCGCTGGACGACAAGACCACCTACGAGATGCTCGCCCGCGGGGAGAGCCTGGGCGTGTTCCAGTTCGAAGGTGGCGGCATGCGGGAGCTGCTCAAACGCCTGCAGCCCACCGAGTTCGGCGACCTGGTGGCGGCCAACGCGCTGTACCGGCCGGGGCCGATGGATGTCAACGCGCACCTCGACTACGCCGACCGCAAGAACGGTCGCAAGGCGATCGAGCCGATCCATCCCGATCTCGAGAACGATCTGCGCGACATCCTCGACGAAACCTACGGCCTGATCGTCTACCAGGAACAGATCATGGCGATCGCGCAGAAGGTGGCCGGTTACAGCCTCGGCCGAGCGGACATCCTGCGCCGCGCGATGGGCAAGAAGAAGAAGTCGGTCCTGGACCAGGAATTCGAGGGCTTCCAGGCCGGTATGCGGGCCAACGGCTACCGCGACGAGGCCATCACCAAGCTCTGGGAGACGGTGCTGCCCTTCGCCGGCTACGCGTTCAACAAGTCGCACGCGGCGGGTTATGCGCTGGTGGCGTACTGGACGGCGTATCTGAAGGCCAACTACCCGGCCGAGTACATGGCCGGGCTGCTGACCTCCAACGGCGACAACAAGGACAAGATGGCGGTCTACCTCGCCGAATGCCGCCGGATGGGCATCAAGGTCCTCTCCCCGGACGTCAACGACTCCCGCGACACCTTCGCCGCCGTCGGCTCCGACATCCGCTTCGGCATGAGCGCGATCCGCAACGTCGGCTCCAACGTCGTCGCCTCGATCGTCAAGACCCGCAAGGAAAAGGGCCGCTACACCTCCTTCACCGACTTCCTCGACAAATCCGAGATCCTGGCCTGCAACAAGCGGGTCATCGAATCACTGATCAAGGCCGGCGCCTTCGACTCCCTGGGCCACACCCGCATGTCCCTGGTCCAGCACCACGAAGCCGCCGTCGATGCCGTGATCGGCCTGAAGCGGCAACAGGCGATGGGACAGTTCGACCTCTTCGGCGCGGACACCTCCGAAGACAGCGCCGACGCCTCACCCCTGGCACACCTGAACTTCACCCACGAGGAATGGCCGCGCAAGCAGCTGCTGTCCTACGAGCGGGAAATGCTGGGCCTCTACGTCTCGGCCCACCCCCTGGACGGCGCGGAACGACTGCTCTCGCCCTACCAGGACACCGGGATCGCCGACCTCGTCGGCGGCGAACGGGAGTTCGGCAACGGCAAAGAACAACTCAAGATCGCTGGCATGATCTCCGGAATCCAACGCCGCATCAACAAAAACGGCCACCCCTGGGCCATCGTCACACTCGAAGACCTCGACGCCAGCGTCGAAGTCCTCTTCTTCCCGAAGTCTTACGAGATGTTCGCCGACTGCCTGGTGGAGGACACCGCGCTGGCGGTCAAGGGCCGCATCAACGAGCGCGAGGGCACGATCAGCGTGTTCGCCTCCGATGCGGTGCCAGTAGACATCTCGGCGGCGGAGACCGACCCGGGCACCGACCCGGCGTTCGTGATCAAGGTGCCGGTGGGCAGGGTCAACCAGTCCCTGGTGGCGGAGCTGAAGCGGACGCTGCAGGCGCACACGGGAGCCACGCCGGTGCAGCTCAAGCTGCAGAGCCCGCGCGGCACGACCCGGCTCGCGTTGTCGAGCGACTACTTCGTGTCCACGGAGAACGGCCTGCAGGGCGAGCTCAAGGGCCTGCTCGGCGCAGGCTGCTTCGAGGTGTACTGA
- a CDS encoding cytochrome P450 family protein, protein MSTTEAHTDLPVFDHDFVQNMHAWFDRMRAATPVQRMVTGHGLEVWVITRYDDARAALVDPRLSKNNAGTNEVIQAKLPPDVDRREFVDGLLEHMLNMDPPDHTRLRKLVVKAFTARRVEGMRSRIEEISAGLLDAMAEESEVDLLDAFAFPLPIRVISELLGVDESRRDDFRAWTNALVDAPEDSEQAARAMAQYVVQLIETKRRDPADDLVTALIEATEDEDRLSEPELVSMVFLLLVAGHETTVNLIGNGVLALLRNPGQWAALVADPGMVPAAVEEMLRFDGPVMHGTFRHTAEPVEYGGVQIPAGEIVWVGLASANNDPDRFPEPDRFDITRDAHGHLAFGHGIHFCLGAQLARLEAQIAVRHLVERFPNLRAAGSLDDVHWRFSTLIHGLQSLPVRLR, encoded by the coding sequence ATGTCCACCACCGAGGCGCACACCGATCTTCCCGTCTTCGACCACGACTTCGTGCAGAACATGCACGCCTGGTTCGACCGGATGCGGGCCGCCACGCCCGTCCAGCGCATGGTCACCGGGCACGGCCTGGAGGTCTGGGTGATCACCCGGTACGACGATGCCCGCGCCGCGCTGGTGGATCCCCGACTGAGCAAGAACAACGCCGGTACGAACGAGGTGATCCAGGCGAAGCTGCCGCCGGACGTGGACCGCCGGGAGTTCGTCGACGGGCTGCTCGAGCACATGCTGAACATGGACCCGCCGGACCACACCCGGCTGCGCAAGCTGGTGGTCAAGGCGTTCACCGCGCGCCGGGTGGAGGGCATGCGCTCGCGCATCGAGGAGATCAGCGCAGGGCTGCTCGACGCGATGGCCGAGGAGTCCGAAGTGGACCTGCTGGACGCGTTCGCCTTCCCGCTGCCGATCCGGGTGATCTCCGAGCTGCTGGGGGTGGACGAGAGCCGCCGGGACGATTTCCGGGCCTGGACCAACGCCCTGGTGGACGCACCGGAGGATTCGGAGCAGGCCGCCAGGGCGATGGCCCAGTACGTGGTCCAGCTCATCGAGACCAAGCGCCGCGACCCGGCCGACGACCTGGTCACCGCGCTGATCGAGGCCACCGAGGACGAGGACCGGCTCAGCGAGCCGGAGCTGGTCTCGATGGTGTTCCTGTTGCTGGTCGCCGGGCACGAGACGACGGTCAACCTGATCGGGAACGGGGTGCTGGCGCTGCTGCGCAACCCCGGCCAGTGGGCGGCGCTCGTGGCGGACCCGGGCATGGTGCCCGCCGCGGTCGAGGAGATGTTGCGCTTTGACGGCCCGGTGATGCACGGGACGTTCCGGCACACCGCCGAACCCGTCGAATACGGCGGCGTGCAGATCCCGGCGGGCGAGATCGTCTGGGTGGGGTTGGCGTCGGCGAACAACGACCCGGACCGCTTCCCCGAGCCGGACCGCTTCGACATCACCCGCGACGCGCACGGGCACCTGGCCTTCGGCCACGGCATCCACTTCTGCCTGGGAGCGCAGCTGGCCCGCCTGGAGGCGCAGATCGCGGTGCGTCACCTGGTCGAGCGTTTCCCGAACCTCCGCGCGGCCGGTTCGCTGGACGACGTGCACTGGCGCTTCAGCACGTTGATCCACGGCCTGCAGAGCCTCCCGGTCCGCCTGCGCTGA
- a CDS encoding sensor histidine kinase, producing MRISWPDHRLVLDGVLALLVFALAGGTSLVAIRGAVPLLWYGILGVSVGLTACLVFRRVWPTAAFVAGSACMLVLVALPDMTGGVSPVLLPFSLVYPVLLYSVVACTEWSALPVLCGLLGAVIVMLRVVFGYPDPAVDWLTVGVLGAGAVGSVLAAWALGRYRRIRVAYVRSLEERAAQAERLREQQVREAISAERRLIAREIHDVAAHSLAVVLAQADTARLVFDRDPDKARAMIGTALEVGREAMGEMRSMLGVLRSGDETVATGGDLPELVETFRGAGAEVELVSTGTPREISTAQRHAVYRIVQESVTNAVKHVGPEVACRVALDWGADRLTVTVSDDGPGTTADLAARGGYGIVGMAERMRQIGGDFVVRSAPGAGTAVRAEFGLSAR from the coding sequence ATGCGGATCTCGTGGCCGGACCACCGGCTGGTGCTGGACGGCGTGTTGGCACTGCTGGTCTTCGCGCTGGCGGGCGGCACTTCGCTGGTCGCCATCCGGGGCGCGGTCCCGCTGCTGTGGTACGGGATCCTCGGGGTTTCGGTCGGGCTCACCGCGTGCCTGGTGTTCCGCCGGGTCTGGCCGACCGCGGCGTTCGTCGCGGGTTCGGCCTGCATGCTCGTGCTGGTCGCGTTGCCGGACATGACCGGCGGCGTGTCGCCGGTGCTGCTCCCGTTCTCGCTGGTCTACCCGGTGCTGCTGTACTCGGTCGTCGCCTGCACCGAGTGGTCCGCGCTGCCGGTCCTGTGCGGCCTGCTCGGCGCGGTGATCGTCATGCTGCGCGTCGTCTTCGGGTACCCGGACCCGGCGGTCGACTGGCTCACCGTCGGCGTCCTGGGCGCCGGGGCGGTCGGATCCGTGCTCGCCGCCTGGGCGCTCGGCCGGTACCGGCGGATCAGGGTGGCTTACGTGCGGTCGCTGGAGGAACGCGCGGCGCAGGCGGAGCGGCTGCGGGAGCAGCAGGTGCGTGAGGCCATCTCCGCCGAGCGCCGGCTGATCGCCAGGGAGATCCACGACGTCGCCGCGCATTCGCTGGCCGTCGTGCTGGCGCAGGCCGATACCGCGCGGTTGGTCTTCGACCGCGATCCGGACAAGGCTCGGGCGATGATCGGCACGGCCTTGGAGGTCGGCCGGGAGGCGATGGGCGAGATGCGCAGCATGCTCGGCGTGCTGCGCTCCGGCGACGAGACCGTCGCGACCGGGGGTGACCTCCCGGAGCTGGTCGAGACGTTCCGTGGCGCAGGCGCCGAGGTCGAGCTGGTCAGCACCGGCACCCCGCGGGAGATCAGCACCGCGCAGCGCCACGCCGTCTACCGGATCGTCCAGGAATCCGTCACCAACGCCGTCAAGCACGTCGGCCCAGAGGTCGCCTGCCGGGTCGCCCTGGACTGGGGCGCGGACCGGCTCACCGTGACGGTATCCGATGACGGCCCGGGAACCACGGCGGATCTGGCCGCGCGCGGCGGCTATGGCATCGTCGGGATGGCCGAGCGGATGCGGCAGATCGGAGGCGATTTCGTGGTGCGCAGCGCGCCCGGTGCCGGGACCGCGGTCCGGGCCGAGTTCGGGCTTTCCGCGCGATGA